One Pyrus communis chromosome 13, drPyrComm1.1, whole genome shotgun sequence genomic window carries:
- the LOC137712984 gene encoding transportin MOS14-like isoform X1 encodes MELQNTVKDALNALYHHPDDGVRLQADRWLQDFQRTLDAWQVADNLLHDATSNLETLIFCSQTLRSKVQQDFEELQSEAFCPLRDSLNNLLRKFHKGPPKVRTQISIAVAALAVHVSTEDWGDGGIVKWLREEMNLHPEFIPGFLELLTVLPEEVFNYKIAARPERRRQFEKELTSQMEIALNILTACLNINELKEQVLEAFASWLRLKHGIPGSVLASHPLVLTALSSLNSELLSEAAVNVISELIHYTAAGSSGGVSVQMPLIQVLVPQVMNLKGQLRDSSKDEEDVKAIARLFSDMGDSYVELIATGSHESMLIVHALLEVASHPEYYIASMTFNFWQSLQVNLTRRESYISFVNESSIEAERNRRLQVFRPAYESLVSLVSFRIQYPQDYRDLSYEDLKEFKQTRYAVADVLIDAASVLGGDATLRILYMKLDEAAACCHNEQSEWRPAEAALFGIRAISTYVSTVEAEVMPKVMDRLLKLPQHPQLLQTVCLTIGAYSKWLDAASGGLSILPSVLHILMSGMGISEDSAAAAAVAFRQICDDCRLKLSGCLDGLFHIYHRAVNGEGSFKVSADDSLHLVEALSKVITELPPDQAKRALEALCLPVVTPLQEAVRQGPDTLNSKPARDLTVHIDRFGYIVRYVNHAEAVADAIQRLWPLFKAIFDIRAWDMPTMESLCRACKYAVRTSGRYMKFTIGAMLEEIQGLYQQHHQPCFLYLSSEVIKIFGSDPSCANYLKSLIEALFVHTTHLLTSIQEFTARPDIADDCFLLASRCIRYCPQLFIPSAVFPSLVDCSLIGITVQHREASKSILTFLSDIFDLANSAERKQYLPIRNSVIIPRGSSITRILIASLTGALPSSRLELVTYTLLSLSRAYGPQSVEWAKESVSLIPLTAVTEVERSRFLKALSDAASGSNFNALSVPIEDLSDVCRRNRTVTEIVQQSLRPLELSIAPVS; translated from the exons ATGGAGCTCCAGAACACAGTGAAAGACGCCCTCAACGCACTCTACCATCACCCCGACGACGGCGTCCGCCTGCAGGCCGATCGCTGGCTGCAGGACTTCCAGCGGACGCTCGACGCCTGGCAG GTTGCTGATAACTTGCTTCATGATGCAACTAGCAATCTAGAAACTTTAATATTTTGTTCGCAGACCCTTAGAAGCAAG GTACAACAAGATTTTGAAGAACTACAGTCTGAAGCTTTTTGCCCATTACGTGATTCGTTAAAT AACTTATTGAGAAAATTCCACAAAGGCCCCCCTAAAGTCAGAACTCAG ATTAGCATTGCTGTGGCTGCTTTGGCTGTACATGTTAGCACTGAAGATTGGGGGGATGGTGGTATTGTGAAGTGGCTTCGTGAGGAGATGAATTTGCATCCAGAGTTTATACCAGGATTTTTGGAGTTACTAACAGTTTTGCCTGAG GAAGTATTCAATTACAAAATTGCAGCTCGCCCGGAAAGACGCCGCCAATTTGAAAAAGAGCTTACTTCACAAATGGAGATTGCTCTAAACATCCTGACAGCCTGTTTGAATATTAATGAGCTTAAGGAGCAG GTTCTTGAGGCATTTGCTTCTTGGCTTCGACTGAAGCATGG GATCCCTGGATCTGTGCTTGCATCCCATCCATTGGTGCTCACAGCCCTCTCAAGCTTGAATTCTGAGCTACTTTCAGAGGCCGCAGTAAATG TTATATCTGAATTGATACACTATACAGCAGCTGGAAGCTCTGGTGGTGTTTCTGTGCAGATGCCCTTAATTCAAGTGCTTGTCCCTCAAGTAATGAATCTTAAGGGACAGCTAAGAGATTCTTCAAAg gaTGAGGAAGATGTGAAGGCCATTGCTCGCTTATTTTCGGACATGGGTGATTCATATGTTGAACTTATTGCAACTG GCTCACATGAATCAATGTTGATTGTACATGCATTATTGGAAGTTGCTTCACACCCAGAGTACTATATTGCTTCCATGACATTCAACTTTTGGCAGAGTCTCCAGGTAAACTTGACCAGAAG GGAATCGTATATTTCGTTTGTGAATGAATCTTCCATTGAAGCTGAGAGAAATAGAAGGCTGCAAGTTTTTCGTCCAGCTTATGAGTCACTTGTATCCTTa GTAAGCTTTCGGATTCAATATCCTCAAGATTATCGGGACCTTTCATATGAAGATCTTAAGGAGTTTAAGCAGACTAGATATG CTGTTGCAGATGTCTTAATTGATGCAGCATCAGTTTTAGGGGGTGATGCAACACTTAGAATTCTTTACATGAAGCTTGATGAG gCTGCAGCTTGCTGTCACAATGAGCAAAGTGAATGGCGCCCAGCGGAAGCTGCTTTGTTCGGCATCCGGGCTATATCAACTTATGTTTCAACAGTAGAAGCTGAAGTAATGCCCAAG GTTATGGATAGGCTGCTAAAACTACCTCAGCATCCTCAACTACTTCAGACAG TTTGCTTAACTATTGGAGCATATTCAAAGTGGCTTGATGCTGCATCCGGCGGACTGTCCATACTGCCTTCAGTTCTACATATCCTCATGAGTGGCATGGGTATATCTGAAGATTCTGCAGCAGCTGCAGCTGTAGCATTTAGACAGATTTGTGATG ATTGCCGGTTAAAGCTCTCTGGATGTTTGGATGGACTCTTCCATATATACCATAGGGCAGTGAATGGTGAAGGCAGTTTTAAGGTCTCTGCTGATGATTCACTACATCTAGTTGAAGCCTTAAG CAAGGTCATTACTGAACTTCCCCCAGATCAAGCTAAGAGGGCTTTGGAGGCCTTGTGCTTGCCTGTTGTTACTCCTTTACAG GAAGCTGTCCGCCAAGGCCCAGACACGCTAAATAGCAAACCTGCTCGTGATTTAACCGTTCACATCGATCGATTTGGATACATCGTTAGGTATGTGAATCATGCAGAAGCTGTGGCAGATGCAATTCAAAGACTATGGCCACTTTTTAAAGCCATATTTGATAT TCGTGCTTGGGATATGCCGACAATGGAGTCTCTGTGCCGAGCTTGCAAATATGCT GTGAGGACTTCTGGAAGGTACATGAAATTTACAATTGGAGCAATGCTGGAGGAGATTCAAGGTTTATATCAACAGCATCACCAACCATGCTTCCTCTATTTATCTAGTGAAGTTATAAAG ATATTTGGTTCTGACCCATCTTGTGCAAATTATTTGAAAAGTTTGATTGAAGCACTTTTTGTGCACACCACACATCTTCTCACTAGCATTCAG GAATTTACTGCAAGACCTGATATAGCAGATGATTGTTTTCTGTTGGCATCAAGATGCATTCGCTATTGTCCTCAATTATTTATTCCATCTGCTGTATTTCCATCATTAGTAGATTGCTCGCTGATTGGGATTACAGTGCAGCacag AGAGGCATCAAAGTCAATATTAACGTTTTTATCCGATATATTTGATCTTGCAAACTCTGCCGAGAGAAAACAATACTTACCAATCAGGAATTCTGTCATTATTCCTCGAGGGTCCAGCATCACAAGAATCTTAATTGCTTCACTAACAGGAGCACTGCCAAGCTCCCGACTAGAACTG GTAACCTACACACTACTATCTTTATCTCGAGCTTATGGGCCACAGTCAGTAGAGTGGGCCAAGGAGAGTGTTTCTTTAATTCCTTTGACGGCTGTGACAGAAGTTGAGCGTTCGAGATTCTTGAAAGCATTGTCAGATGCTGCGTCTGGGTCTAACTTTAATGCTCTATCTGTTCCAATTGAGGACCTATCGGATGTTTGCCGCCGTAATAGAACAGTTACGGAGATTGTTCAACAATCATTGAGGCCACTTGAGTTGAGCATAGCACCTGTATCGTGA
- the LOC137712984 gene encoding transportin MOS14-like isoform X2, with protein MELQNTVKDALNALYHHPDDGVRLQADRWLQDFQRTLDAWQVADNLLHDATSNLETLIFCSQTLRSKVQQDFEELQSEAFCPLRDSLNNLLRKFHKGPPKVRTQISIAVAALAVHVSTEDWGDGGIVKWLREEMNLHPEFIPGFLELLTVLPEEVFNYKIAARPERRRQFEKELTSQMEIALNILTACLNINELKEQVLEAFASWLRLKHGIPGSVLASHPLVLTALSSLNSELLSEAAVNVISELIHYTAAGSSGGVSVQMPLIQVLVPQVMNLKGQLRDSSKDEEDVKAIARLFSDMGDSYVELIATGSHESMLIVHALLEVASHPEYYIASMTFNFWQSLQVNLTRRESYISFVNESSIEAERNRRLQVFRPAYESLVSLVSFRIQYPQDYRDLSYEDLKEFKQTRYDVLIDAASVLGGDATLRILYMKLDEAAACCHNEQSEWRPAEAALFGIRAISTYVSTVEAEVMPKVMDRLLKLPQHPQLLQTVCLTIGAYSKWLDAASGGLSILPSVLHILMSGMGISEDSAAAAAVAFRQICDDCRLKLSGCLDGLFHIYHRAVNGEGSFKVSADDSLHLVEALSKVITELPPDQAKRALEALCLPVVTPLQEAVRQGPDTLNSKPARDLTVHIDRFGYIVRYVNHAEAVADAIQRLWPLFKAIFDIRAWDMPTMESLCRACKYAVRTSGRYMKFTIGAMLEEIQGLYQQHHQPCFLYLSSEVIKIFGSDPSCANYLKSLIEALFVHTTHLLTSIQEFTARPDIADDCFLLASRCIRYCPQLFIPSAVFPSLVDCSLIGITVQHREASKSILTFLSDIFDLANSAERKQYLPIRNSVIIPRGSSITRILIASLTGALPSSRLELVTYTLLSLSRAYGPQSVEWAKESVSLIPLTAVTEVERSRFLKALSDAASGSNFNALSVPIEDLSDVCRRNRTVTEIVQQSLRPLELSIAPVS; from the exons ATGGAGCTCCAGAACACAGTGAAAGACGCCCTCAACGCACTCTACCATCACCCCGACGACGGCGTCCGCCTGCAGGCCGATCGCTGGCTGCAGGACTTCCAGCGGACGCTCGACGCCTGGCAG GTTGCTGATAACTTGCTTCATGATGCAACTAGCAATCTAGAAACTTTAATATTTTGTTCGCAGACCCTTAGAAGCAAG GTACAACAAGATTTTGAAGAACTACAGTCTGAAGCTTTTTGCCCATTACGTGATTCGTTAAAT AACTTATTGAGAAAATTCCACAAAGGCCCCCCTAAAGTCAGAACTCAG ATTAGCATTGCTGTGGCTGCTTTGGCTGTACATGTTAGCACTGAAGATTGGGGGGATGGTGGTATTGTGAAGTGGCTTCGTGAGGAGATGAATTTGCATCCAGAGTTTATACCAGGATTTTTGGAGTTACTAACAGTTTTGCCTGAG GAAGTATTCAATTACAAAATTGCAGCTCGCCCGGAAAGACGCCGCCAATTTGAAAAAGAGCTTACTTCACAAATGGAGATTGCTCTAAACATCCTGACAGCCTGTTTGAATATTAATGAGCTTAAGGAGCAG GTTCTTGAGGCATTTGCTTCTTGGCTTCGACTGAAGCATGG GATCCCTGGATCTGTGCTTGCATCCCATCCATTGGTGCTCACAGCCCTCTCAAGCTTGAATTCTGAGCTACTTTCAGAGGCCGCAGTAAATG TTATATCTGAATTGATACACTATACAGCAGCTGGAAGCTCTGGTGGTGTTTCTGTGCAGATGCCCTTAATTCAAGTGCTTGTCCCTCAAGTAATGAATCTTAAGGGACAGCTAAGAGATTCTTCAAAg gaTGAGGAAGATGTGAAGGCCATTGCTCGCTTATTTTCGGACATGGGTGATTCATATGTTGAACTTATTGCAACTG GCTCACATGAATCAATGTTGATTGTACATGCATTATTGGAAGTTGCTTCACACCCAGAGTACTATATTGCTTCCATGACATTCAACTTTTGGCAGAGTCTCCAGGTAAACTTGACCAGAAG GGAATCGTATATTTCGTTTGTGAATGAATCTTCCATTGAAGCTGAGAGAAATAGAAGGCTGCAAGTTTTTCGTCCAGCTTATGAGTCACTTGTATCCTTa GTAAGCTTTCGGATTCAATATCCTCAAGATTATCGGGACCTTTCATATGAAGATCTTAAGGAGTTTAAGCAGACTAGATATG ATGTCTTAATTGATGCAGCATCAGTTTTAGGGGGTGATGCAACACTTAGAATTCTTTACATGAAGCTTGATGAG gCTGCAGCTTGCTGTCACAATGAGCAAAGTGAATGGCGCCCAGCGGAAGCTGCTTTGTTCGGCATCCGGGCTATATCAACTTATGTTTCAACAGTAGAAGCTGAAGTAATGCCCAAG GTTATGGATAGGCTGCTAAAACTACCTCAGCATCCTCAACTACTTCAGACAG TTTGCTTAACTATTGGAGCATATTCAAAGTGGCTTGATGCTGCATCCGGCGGACTGTCCATACTGCCTTCAGTTCTACATATCCTCATGAGTGGCATGGGTATATCTGAAGATTCTGCAGCAGCTGCAGCTGTAGCATTTAGACAGATTTGTGATG ATTGCCGGTTAAAGCTCTCTGGATGTTTGGATGGACTCTTCCATATATACCATAGGGCAGTGAATGGTGAAGGCAGTTTTAAGGTCTCTGCTGATGATTCACTACATCTAGTTGAAGCCTTAAG CAAGGTCATTACTGAACTTCCCCCAGATCAAGCTAAGAGGGCTTTGGAGGCCTTGTGCTTGCCTGTTGTTACTCCTTTACAG GAAGCTGTCCGCCAAGGCCCAGACACGCTAAATAGCAAACCTGCTCGTGATTTAACCGTTCACATCGATCGATTTGGATACATCGTTAGGTATGTGAATCATGCAGAAGCTGTGGCAGATGCAATTCAAAGACTATGGCCACTTTTTAAAGCCATATTTGATAT TCGTGCTTGGGATATGCCGACAATGGAGTCTCTGTGCCGAGCTTGCAAATATGCT GTGAGGACTTCTGGAAGGTACATGAAATTTACAATTGGAGCAATGCTGGAGGAGATTCAAGGTTTATATCAACAGCATCACCAACCATGCTTCCTCTATTTATCTAGTGAAGTTATAAAG ATATTTGGTTCTGACCCATCTTGTGCAAATTATTTGAAAAGTTTGATTGAAGCACTTTTTGTGCACACCACACATCTTCTCACTAGCATTCAG GAATTTACTGCAAGACCTGATATAGCAGATGATTGTTTTCTGTTGGCATCAAGATGCATTCGCTATTGTCCTCAATTATTTATTCCATCTGCTGTATTTCCATCATTAGTAGATTGCTCGCTGATTGGGATTACAGTGCAGCacag AGAGGCATCAAAGTCAATATTAACGTTTTTATCCGATATATTTGATCTTGCAAACTCTGCCGAGAGAAAACAATACTTACCAATCAGGAATTCTGTCATTATTCCTCGAGGGTCCAGCATCACAAGAATCTTAATTGCTTCACTAACAGGAGCACTGCCAAGCTCCCGACTAGAACTG GTAACCTACACACTACTATCTTTATCTCGAGCTTATGGGCCACAGTCAGTAGAGTGGGCCAAGGAGAGTGTTTCTTTAATTCCTTTGACGGCTGTGACAGAAGTTGAGCGTTCGAGATTCTTGAAAGCATTGTCAGATGCTGCGTCTGGGTCTAACTTTAATGCTCTATCTGTTCCAATTGAGGACCTATCGGATGTTTGCCGCCGTAATAGAACAGTTACGGAGATTGTTCAACAATCATTGAGGCCACTTGAGTTGAGCATAGCACCTGTATCGTGA
- the LOC137712984 gene encoding transportin MOS14-like isoform X4, with protein sequence MEIALNILTACLNINELKEQVLEAFASWLRLKHGIPGSVLASHPLVLTALSSLNSELLSEAAVNVISELIHYTAAGSSGGVSVQMPLIQVLVPQVMNLKGQLRDSSKDEEDVKAIARLFSDMGDSYVELIATGSHESMLIVHALLEVASHPEYYIASMTFNFWQSLQVNLTRRESYISFVNESSIEAERNRRLQVFRPAYESLVSLVSFRIQYPQDYRDLSYEDLKEFKQTRYAVADVLIDAASVLGGDATLRILYMKLDEAAACCHNEQSEWRPAEAALFGIRAISTYVSTVEAEVMPKVMDRLLKLPQHPQLLQTVCLTIGAYSKWLDAASGGLSILPSVLHILMSGMGISEDSAAAAAVAFRQICDDCRLKLSGCLDGLFHIYHRAVNGEGSFKVSADDSLHLVEALSKVITELPPDQAKRALEALCLPVVTPLQEAVRQGPDTLNSKPARDLTVHIDRFGYIVRYVNHAEAVADAIQRLWPLFKAIFDIRAWDMPTMESLCRACKYAVRTSGRYMKFTIGAMLEEIQGLYQQHHQPCFLYLSSEVIKIFGSDPSCANYLKSLIEALFVHTTHLLTSIQEFTARPDIADDCFLLASRCIRYCPQLFIPSAVFPSLVDCSLIGITVQHREASKSILTFLSDIFDLANSAERKQYLPIRNSVIIPRGSSITRILIASLTGALPSSRLELVTYTLLSLSRAYGPQSVEWAKESVSLIPLTAVTEVERSRFLKALSDAASGSNFNALSVPIEDLSDVCRRNRTVTEIVQQSLRPLELSIAPVS encoded by the exons ATGGAGATTGCTCTAAACATCCTGACAGCCTGTTTGAATATTAATGAGCTTAAGGAGCAG GTTCTTGAGGCATTTGCTTCTTGGCTTCGACTGAAGCATGG GATCCCTGGATCTGTGCTTGCATCCCATCCATTGGTGCTCACAGCCCTCTCAAGCTTGAATTCTGAGCTACTTTCAGAGGCCGCAGTAAATG TTATATCTGAATTGATACACTATACAGCAGCTGGAAGCTCTGGTGGTGTTTCTGTGCAGATGCCCTTAATTCAAGTGCTTGTCCCTCAAGTAATGAATCTTAAGGGACAGCTAAGAGATTCTTCAAAg gaTGAGGAAGATGTGAAGGCCATTGCTCGCTTATTTTCGGACATGGGTGATTCATATGTTGAACTTATTGCAACTG GCTCACATGAATCAATGTTGATTGTACATGCATTATTGGAAGTTGCTTCACACCCAGAGTACTATATTGCTTCCATGACATTCAACTTTTGGCAGAGTCTCCAGGTAAACTTGACCAGAAG GGAATCGTATATTTCGTTTGTGAATGAATCTTCCATTGAAGCTGAGAGAAATAGAAGGCTGCAAGTTTTTCGTCCAGCTTATGAGTCACTTGTATCCTTa GTAAGCTTTCGGATTCAATATCCTCAAGATTATCGGGACCTTTCATATGAAGATCTTAAGGAGTTTAAGCAGACTAGATATG CTGTTGCAGATGTCTTAATTGATGCAGCATCAGTTTTAGGGGGTGATGCAACACTTAGAATTCTTTACATGAAGCTTGATGAG gCTGCAGCTTGCTGTCACAATGAGCAAAGTGAATGGCGCCCAGCGGAAGCTGCTTTGTTCGGCATCCGGGCTATATCAACTTATGTTTCAACAGTAGAAGCTGAAGTAATGCCCAAG GTTATGGATAGGCTGCTAAAACTACCTCAGCATCCTCAACTACTTCAGACAG TTTGCTTAACTATTGGAGCATATTCAAAGTGGCTTGATGCTGCATCCGGCGGACTGTCCATACTGCCTTCAGTTCTACATATCCTCATGAGTGGCATGGGTATATCTGAAGATTCTGCAGCAGCTGCAGCTGTAGCATTTAGACAGATTTGTGATG ATTGCCGGTTAAAGCTCTCTGGATGTTTGGATGGACTCTTCCATATATACCATAGGGCAGTGAATGGTGAAGGCAGTTTTAAGGTCTCTGCTGATGATTCACTACATCTAGTTGAAGCCTTAAG CAAGGTCATTACTGAACTTCCCCCAGATCAAGCTAAGAGGGCTTTGGAGGCCTTGTGCTTGCCTGTTGTTACTCCTTTACAG GAAGCTGTCCGCCAAGGCCCAGACACGCTAAATAGCAAACCTGCTCGTGATTTAACCGTTCACATCGATCGATTTGGATACATCGTTAGGTATGTGAATCATGCAGAAGCTGTGGCAGATGCAATTCAAAGACTATGGCCACTTTTTAAAGCCATATTTGATAT TCGTGCTTGGGATATGCCGACAATGGAGTCTCTGTGCCGAGCTTGCAAATATGCT GTGAGGACTTCTGGAAGGTACATGAAATTTACAATTGGAGCAATGCTGGAGGAGATTCAAGGTTTATATCAACAGCATCACCAACCATGCTTCCTCTATTTATCTAGTGAAGTTATAAAG ATATTTGGTTCTGACCCATCTTGTGCAAATTATTTGAAAAGTTTGATTGAAGCACTTTTTGTGCACACCACACATCTTCTCACTAGCATTCAG GAATTTACTGCAAGACCTGATATAGCAGATGATTGTTTTCTGTTGGCATCAAGATGCATTCGCTATTGTCCTCAATTATTTATTCCATCTGCTGTATTTCCATCATTAGTAGATTGCTCGCTGATTGGGATTACAGTGCAGCacag AGAGGCATCAAAGTCAATATTAACGTTTTTATCCGATATATTTGATCTTGCAAACTCTGCCGAGAGAAAACAATACTTACCAATCAGGAATTCTGTCATTATTCCTCGAGGGTCCAGCATCACAAGAATCTTAATTGCTTCACTAACAGGAGCACTGCCAAGCTCCCGACTAGAACTG GTAACCTACACACTACTATCTTTATCTCGAGCTTATGGGCCACAGTCAGTAGAGTGGGCCAAGGAGAGTGTTTCTTTAATTCCTTTGACGGCTGTGACAGAAGTTGAGCGTTCGAGATTCTTGAAAGCATTGTCAGATGCTGCGTCTGGGTCTAACTTTAATGCTCTATCTGTTCCAATTGAGGACCTATCGGATGTTTGCCGCCGTAATAGAACAGTTACGGAGATTGTTCAACAATCATTGAGGCCACTTGAGTTGAGCATAGCACCTGTATCGTGA
- the LOC137712984 gene encoding transportin MOS14-like isoform X3 — translation MNLHPEFIPGFLELLTVLPEEVFNYKIAARPERRRQFEKELTSQMEIALNILTACLNINELKEQVLEAFASWLRLKHGIPGSVLASHPLVLTALSSLNSELLSEAAVNVISELIHYTAAGSSGGVSVQMPLIQVLVPQVMNLKGQLRDSSKDEEDVKAIARLFSDMGDSYVELIATGSHESMLIVHALLEVASHPEYYIASMTFNFWQSLQVNLTRRESYISFVNESSIEAERNRRLQVFRPAYESLVSLVSFRIQYPQDYRDLSYEDLKEFKQTRYAVADVLIDAASVLGGDATLRILYMKLDEAAACCHNEQSEWRPAEAALFGIRAISTYVSTVEAEVMPKVMDRLLKLPQHPQLLQTVCLTIGAYSKWLDAASGGLSILPSVLHILMSGMGISEDSAAAAAVAFRQICDDCRLKLSGCLDGLFHIYHRAVNGEGSFKVSADDSLHLVEALSKVITELPPDQAKRALEALCLPVVTPLQEAVRQGPDTLNSKPARDLTVHIDRFGYIVRYVNHAEAVADAIQRLWPLFKAIFDIRAWDMPTMESLCRACKYAVRTSGRYMKFTIGAMLEEIQGLYQQHHQPCFLYLSSEVIKIFGSDPSCANYLKSLIEALFVHTTHLLTSIQEFTARPDIADDCFLLASRCIRYCPQLFIPSAVFPSLVDCSLIGITVQHREASKSILTFLSDIFDLANSAERKQYLPIRNSVIIPRGSSITRILIASLTGALPSSRLELVTYTLLSLSRAYGPQSVEWAKESVSLIPLTAVTEVERSRFLKALSDAASGSNFNALSVPIEDLSDVCRRNRTVTEIVQQSLRPLELSIAPVS, via the exons ATGAATTTGCATCCAGAGTTTATACCAGGATTTTTGGAGTTACTAACAGTTTTGCCTGAG GAAGTATTCAATTACAAAATTGCAGCTCGCCCGGAAAGACGCCGCCAATTTGAAAAAGAGCTTACTTCACAAATGGAGATTGCTCTAAACATCCTGACAGCCTGTTTGAATATTAATGAGCTTAAGGAGCAG GTTCTTGAGGCATTTGCTTCTTGGCTTCGACTGAAGCATGG GATCCCTGGATCTGTGCTTGCATCCCATCCATTGGTGCTCACAGCCCTCTCAAGCTTGAATTCTGAGCTACTTTCAGAGGCCGCAGTAAATG TTATATCTGAATTGATACACTATACAGCAGCTGGAAGCTCTGGTGGTGTTTCTGTGCAGATGCCCTTAATTCAAGTGCTTGTCCCTCAAGTAATGAATCTTAAGGGACAGCTAAGAGATTCTTCAAAg gaTGAGGAAGATGTGAAGGCCATTGCTCGCTTATTTTCGGACATGGGTGATTCATATGTTGAACTTATTGCAACTG GCTCACATGAATCAATGTTGATTGTACATGCATTATTGGAAGTTGCTTCACACCCAGAGTACTATATTGCTTCCATGACATTCAACTTTTGGCAGAGTCTCCAGGTAAACTTGACCAGAAG GGAATCGTATATTTCGTTTGTGAATGAATCTTCCATTGAAGCTGAGAGAAATAGAAGGCTGCAAGTTTTTCGTCCAGCTTATGAGTCACTTGTATCCTTa GTAAGCTTTCGGATTCAATATCCTCAAGATTATCGGGACCTTTCATATGAAGATCTTAAGGAGTTTAAGCAGACTAGATATG CTGTTGCAGATGTCTTAATTGATGCAGCATCAGTTTTAGGGGGTGATGCAACACTTAGAATTCTTTACATGAAGCTTGATGAG gCTGCAGCTTGCTGTCACAATGAGCAAAGTGAATGGCGCCCAGCGGAAGCTGCTTTGTTCGGCATCCGGGCTATATCAACTTATGTTTCAACAGTAGAAGCTGAAGTAATGCCCAAG GTTATGGATAGGCTGCTAAAACTACCTCAGCATCCTCAACTACTTCAGACAG TTTGCTTAACTATTGGAGCATATTCAAAGTGGCTTGATGCTGCATCCGGCGGACTGTCCATACTGCCTTCAGTTCTACATATCCTCATGAGTGGCATGGGTATATCTGAAGATTCTGCAGCAGCTGCAGCTGTAGCATTTAGACAGATTTGTGATG ATTGCCGGTTAAAGCTCTCTGGATGTTTGGATGGACTCTTCCATATATACCATAGGGCAGTGAATGGTGAAGGCAGTTTTAAGGTCTCTGCTGATGATTCACTACATCTAGTTGAAGCCTTAAG CAAGGTCATTACTGAACTTCCCCCAGATCAAGCTAAGAGGGCTTTGGAGGCCTTGTGCTTGCCTGTTGTTACTCCTTTACAG GAAGCTGTCCGCCAAGGCCCAGACACGCTAAATAGCAAACCTGCTCGTGATTTAACCGTTCACATCGATCGATTTGGATACATCGTTAGGTATGTGAATCATGCAGAAGCTGTGGCAGATGCAATTCAAAGACTATGGCCACTTTTTAAAGCCATATTTGATAT TCGTGCTTGGGATATGCCGACAATGGAGTCTCTGTGCCGAGCTTGCAAATATGCT GTGAGGACTTCTGGAAGGTACATGAAATTTACAATTGGAGCAATGCTGGAGGAGATTCAAGGTTTATATCAACAGCATCACCAACCATGCTTCCTCTATTTATCTAGTGAAGTTATAAAG ATATTTGGTTCTGACCCATCTTGTGCAAATTATTTGAAAAGTTTGATTGAAGCACTTTTTGTGCACACCACACATCTTCTCACTAGCATTCAG GAATTTACTGCAAGACCTGATATAGCAGATGATTGTTTTCTGTTGGCATCAAGATGCATTCGCTATTGTCCTCAATTATTTATTCCATCTGCTGTATTTCCATCATTAGTAGATTGCTCGCTGATTGGGATTACAGTGCAGCacag AGAGGCATCAAAGTCAATATTAACGTTTTTATCCGATATATTTGATCTTGCAAACTCTGCCGAGAGAAAACAATACTTACCAATCAGGAATTCTGTCATTATTCCTCGAGGGTCCAGCATCACAAGAATCTTAATTGCTTCACTAACAGGAGCACTGCCAAGCTCCCGACTAGAACTG GTAACCTACACACTACTATCTTTATCTCGAGCTTATGGGCCACAGTCAGTAGAGTGGGCCAAGGAGAGTGTTTCTTTAATTCCTTTGACGGCTGTGACAGAAGTTGAGCGTTCGAGATTCTTGAAAGCATTGTCAGATGCTGCGTCTGGGTCTAACTTTAATGCTCTATCTGTTCCAATTGAGGACCTATCGGATGTTTGCCGCCGTAATAGAACAGTTACGGAGATTGTTCAACAATCATTGAGGCCACTTGAGTTGAGCATAGCACCTGTATCGTGA